Genomic window (Candidatus Eisenbacteria bacterium):
CGGGCAACTGCGGCTTCACGATCGCGCCCACCCGCCCGGAGCACCACGACGTGATCGTGCGCACGCTCGAGAACGTCGAGGACATGAACCCCGCGACGCTGACCGCGGGCATCTGCTGGGAGTTCGAGACGTTTCCCGAGTACCTGGAGCTGGTCCGCCGGCGCGGGACCGTGCTCAACTTCACGGCGTACATCGGTCATTCCGCGCTGCGGCTCTACGTGATGGGGGATGCGGCCTACGAACGCGCGGCCACGGCCGAAGAGATCGAGCGCATGTGCCAGCTCGTGCGCGAGGCGATCGATGCGGGCGCAGCCGGATTCTCGACCAGCTTTTCGTTCGCGCACCGCGGCGTCGACGGCAAGCCGGTTCCGAGCCGCTTCGC
Coding sequences:
- a CDS encoding amidohydrolase family protein, which encodes MSADIVIRGGTVFDGSGAPGRAADVAITGGVIREIGPKLRGKRELDASGCAVAPGFIDIHTHYDAQVFWDPALRPSSSHGVTTVVAGNCGFTIAPTRPEHHDVIVRTLENVEDMNPATLTAGICWEFETFPEYLELVRRRGTVLNFTAYIGHSALRLYVMGDAAYERAATAEEIERMCQLVREAIDAGAAGFSTSFSFAHRGVDGKPVPSRFA